The proteins below are encoded in one region of Pelagibacterium flavum:
- a CDS encoding tyrosine recombinase XerC, whose translation MTDTGFAISDALRNHISGWRRELATIRRLSPKTLEAYGRDVDQFMAFLSSHLGGTVDVADLKTLRPADLRAFLAARRRNDLGSRSLARSLSGIKSFFTYLERQDIMALEALSVVRTPKLPRSLPKPLSASEAKGAGPAIHEMEDRPWVAARDAAAIALCYGAGLRISEALALTRADLDGATLRIVGKGNKVRLVPLIAPVRAAIDDYLRLCPFSPSLNEPMFRGVRGGPLSPRLVQLRLERLRGAMGLPASATPHALRHSFATHLLARGGDLRAIQELLGHASLSTTQIYTHIDGERLLEAYRAAHPRR comes from the coding sequence ATGACCGATACCGGCTTTGCCATTTCCGATGCCCTGCGCAACCACATTTCCGGCTGGCGGCGTGAGCTTGCAACCATCAGGCGCCTCTCGCCCAAGACGTTGGAAGCCTACGGTCGGGACGTCGATCAGTTCATGGCGTTTCTGTCCAGTCACCTCGGCGGAACCGTCGATGTCGCCGATCTCAAGACGCTCCGGCCAGCCGATCTGCGCGCTTTTCTTGCCGCCCGCCGCCGCAATGATCTGGGCTCGCGCAGCCTTGCCCGATCGCTTTCCGGGATAAAATCCTTTTTCACCTATCTTGAGCGCCAAGACATCATGGCGCTCGAAGCGCTTTCGGTCGTTCGCACGCCCAAGTTGCCGCGCTCCCTGCCCAAGCCCCTTTCCGCATCCGAGGCGAAAGGCGCCGGCCCCGCGATCCATGAAATGGAAGATCGTCCATGGGTCGCGGCCCGCGATGCTGCCGCCATTGCCCTGTGCTACGGGGCGGGCCTGCGTATATCCGAAGCGCTGGCCCTCACCCGCGCCGATCTCGACGGCGCGACCTTGCGCATTGTTGGCAAGGGCAACAAGGTCCGGCTCGTGCCGCTGATCGCCCCGGTCAGGGCAGCCATCGACGACTATCTGCGGCTCTGCCCCTTCTCGCCGTCCCTCAACGAACCCATGTTCCGCGGCGTGCGCGGCGGCCCGCTCAGCCCGCGCCTTGTACAGCTGCGGCTCGAGCGATTGCGCGGCGCCATGGGTCTGCCGGCCTCGGCAACCCCGCATGCGCTTCGCCATTCCTTTGCCACTCATCTTCTGGCCAGGGGTGGTGATTTACGCGCCATACAGGAACTGCTTGGCCACGCCTCGCTCTCGACCACCCAGATCTACACCCATATCGATGGCGAACGGCTGCTCGAGGCATACCGCGCCGCCCATCCGCGGCGCTAG
- the odhB gene encoding 2-oxoglutarate dehydrogenase complex dihydrolipoyllysine-residue succinyltransferase produces the protein MSTEVRVPTLGESVTEATIGQWFKKVGDAVSADEPIVELETDKVTIEVPAPVSGTLEAISVNEGDTVEVGALIAAIAAGAAPAKSAEAPKEEPKAEAPKAEAAKPAEAPAPAAKTEMPPAPSAAKLMAERDVDPSSVSGSGKRGQVLKEDVLKALDNTGPAKVEAPAPAAPRAARAEDQGGEERVKMTRLRQTIAKRLKDAQNSAAMLTTFNEVDMKPVMDLRNSYKELFEKKHGVKLGFMGFFTKAVVHALKEIPAVNAEIDGTDIIYKNFAHIGVAVGTEKGLVVPVVRDADQMTIAEIEKEISRLGRAARDGQLSMADMQGGTFTISNGGVYGSLMSTPILNAPQSGILGMHKIQERPVVVGGQVVIRPMMYLALSYDHRIVDGKEAVTFLVRVKESLEDPQRLVLDL, from the coding sequence ATGTCCACTGAAGTCCGCGTCCCGACCCTGGGCGAAAGCGTTACCGAAGCCACGATCGGGCAATGGTTCAAAAAGGTCGGCGACGCCGTTTCGGCCGACGAGCCCATTGTCGAGCTTGAAACCGACAAGGTGACCATCGAGGTTCCGGCGCCGGTGTCTGGCACGCTCGAAGCGATTTCGGTCAATGAGGGCGATACCGTGGAAGTCGGCGCGCTGATCGCCGCGATTGCTGCCGGCGCCGCCCCGGCCAAATCGGCCGAGGCGCCCAAGGAAGAGCCCAAGGCCGAAGCCCCCAAGGCCGAGGCGGCCAAGCCTGCCGAAGCGCCCGCTCCCGCCGCCAAGACCGAAATGCCGCCCGCACCGTCCGCCGCCAAGCTGATGGCAGAGCGTGACGTCGATCCGTCCTCGGTTTCGGGTTCGGGCAAGCGCGGCCAGGTTCTGAAGGAAGATGTGCTCAAGGCGCTCGACAATACCGGCCCGGCCAAGGTCGAGGCGCCGGCTCCTGCCGCACCGCGCGCCGCACGGGCAGAGGATCAGGGCGGCGAAGAGCGGGTCAAGATGACCCGTCTGCGCCAGACCATCGCCAAGCGTCTGAAGGATGCCCAGAACTCGGCCGCCATGCTCACCACCTTCAACGAGGTGGACATGAAGCCGGTCATGGATCTGCGCAATTCCTACAAGGAACTGTTCGAGAAAAAGCACGGCGTCAAACTGGGCTTCATGGGCTTTTTCACCAAGGCCGTTGTCCATGCGCTCAAGGAAATCCCGGCGGTCAATGCAGAGATCGACGGCACCGACATCATCTACAAGAACTTCGCCCATATCGGCGTTGCCGTGGGCACCGAAAAGGGCCTCGTCGTCCCGGTGGTGCGTGACGCCGACCAGATGACCATTGCCGAGATCGAAAAGGAAATCTCCCGGCTCGGACGCGCGGCGCGCGACGGCCAGCTTTCGATGGCCGATATGCAGGGGGGCACCTTCACCATCTCCAATGGCGGCGTTTACGGCTCGCTGATGAGCACCCCGATCCTCAATGCCCCCCAGTCGGGCATTCTGGGCATGCACAAGATCCAGGAACGCCCCGTGGTTGTCGGCGGTCAGGTCGTTATCCGCCCGATGATGTATCTGGCGCTCTCCTACGATCACCGGATTGTCGATGGCAAGGAAGCGGTCACCTTCCTGGTTCGCGTCAAGGAAAGCCTCGAGGATCCGCAGCGGCTGGTGCTGGATCTTTAG
- a CDS encoding MAPEG family protein, whose translation MTFELWMVVASVVLLFAQITIQALLLTEQLGREYNAGPRDEGTPLTGRAGRAKRMVENYLETYPAFIALALAVVVSNGSDWLTLGGSGLYIVGRIVYIPLYLQGIAYFRSMVWILASLGLVAMTIGLIV comes from the coding sequence ATGACCTTTGAGTTATGGATGGTTGTCGCCTCGGTCGTGCTGCTTTTTGCGCAGATCACCATCCAGGCGCTTCTTTTGACCGAGCAGTTGGGCCGCGAATACAATGCCGGTCCGCGCGATGAGGGCACGCCTCTCACCGGCCGTGCCGGGCGGGCCAAGCGCATGGTCGAGAACTATCTCGAGACCTATCCCGCCTTTATCGCCCTGGCGCTGGCGGTGGTGGTCTCGAATGGTTCGGACTGGCTGACCCTGGGTGGTTCCGGGCTCTATATCGTGGGCCGCATCGTCTATATTCCCCTTTATCTTCAAGGGATTGCCTATTTCCGCTCCATGGTCTGGATCCTCGCCTCGCTGGGACTGGTCGCCATGACAATCGGGCTGATCGTCTGA
- a CDS encoding primosomal protein N': MTLGPVVAVMVAVAVDGPYSYRVPEGKEVERGSIVVVPLGPRPTLGVVWGEPKDNFAHNRLKDIEHVFDVPALSEELLKTIDWVARYTLAQPGMVLRGALRSREALDPPRPLIAYKRAGPEPERMTDARARVLSVMEDGFPWAKPALIGAAGVSTAVVEGLVKSGCLQQVEIPAPPPVLPPEPDFAPAKLSEAQQAALDQIRAHDKGGFSVALLDGITGSGKTEVFFESVADMLRTGKQVAIILPEIALTHTFLDRFEKRFGQRAAEWHSEMTPVQRARVWRGVLTGEVRAVIGARSALFLPFRELGLLVLDEEHDGAFKQADRVNYHGRDMAVVRASMAGARVILSSATPAVESRNNGETGRYAHVRLESRFADAALPDITALDMRAEGPEKGQWIAPRLARAVFDALDRGEQALLFLNRRGYAPLTLCRSCGHQYQCPDCSTWLVEHRFRGVLMCHHCGHEERAPEVCGSCGASDSLVAVGPGIERLAEEVAERFPGARPVVLSSDMGSMRQIRDRFAEIARGEYDIIIGTQLVAKGHHFEKLSLVGVIDADLGLAHGDPRAAEKTFQILTQVTGRAGRESRSGKAFLQTYHPDHPVMKAMVSGDREGFYAHELAVRRQGGLPPFGRLAALIVSGNEHAETMALAKALMAAAPLAEGVKRFGPADAPVAMVRGRHRVRILVQSPKEFDLSGYVRFWLETGPPAKGNLRVQVDIDPMSFY; the protein is encoded by the coding sequence ATGACACTCGGTCCGGTCGTGGCAGTGATGGTGGCGGTTGCCGTGGACGGCCCTTATTCCTATCGGGTGCCCGAGGGAAAAGAGGTCGAACGCGGATCGATCGTTGTCGTCCCGCTGGGGCCACGACCCACCCTTGGCGTGGTCTGGGGCGAGCCCAAGGACAATTTCGCGCATAATCGCCTCAAGGATATTGAGCACGTCTTTGATGTGCCGGCGTTGTCCGAAGAGCTTTTGAAAACCATCGACTGGGTGGCGCGCTATACGCTGGCTCAGCCGGGCATGGTGTTGCGGGGGGCGTTGCGCAGCCGCGAGGCCCTCGATCCGCCGCGCCCGCTGATTGCCTATAAACGCGCCGGTCCCGAGCCTGAGCGGATGACGGATGCACGGGCGCGGGTGCTTTCGGTGATGGAGGACGGGTTCCCCTGGGCAAAGCCGGCCCTGATCGGTGCCGCGGGGGTTTCGACGGCGGTGGTGGAGGGGCTGGTGAAATCGGGCTGCCTGCAGCAGGTGGAAATTCCGGCTCCGCCGCCTGTCCTGCCGCCCGAACCCGACTTCGCACCGGCGAAACTGTCGGAGGCGCAGCAGGCGGCGCTCGATCAGATTCGGGCCCATGACAAAGGCGGGTTTTCGGTGGCCCTGCTCGACGGAATTACCGGGTCGGGCAAGACCGAAGTGTTTTTCGAGAGCGTGGCCGACATGTTGCGCACCGGAAAGCAGGTGGCCATCATCCTGCCCGAAATCGCACTGACTCATACGTTTCTCGACCGGTTCGAAAAGCGGTTCGGCCAGCGGGCGGCCGAATGGCATTCGGAAATGACGCCGGTTCAAAGGGCGCGGGTCTGGCGCGGCGTTTTGACGGGCGAGGTACGGGCAGTGATCGGCGCACGCTCGGCGCTGTTCTTGCCGTTTCGCGAGCTGGGGCTTCTGGTGCTCGACGAAGAACATGACGGCGCCTTCAAACAGGCCGACCGGGTCAATTACCATGGCCGCGATATGGCGGTGGTGCGCGCTTCGATGGCCGGGGCGCGGGTTATCCTGTCTTCGGCAACACCGGCCGTCGAATCACGCAACAATGGGGAAACCGGCCGTTACGCGCATGTGCGGCTCGAAAGCCGGTTCGCCGATGCGGCGCTGCCCGACATCACGGCGCTCGATATGCGGGCCGAAGGACCTGAAAAGGGCCAGTGGATCGCTCCGAGGCTGGCGCGGGCGGTGTTCGACGCGCTCGATCGTGGCGAGCAGGCGCTGTTGTTTCTCAACCGGCGCGGCTATGCGCCGCTGACCCTTTGCCGGTCATGCGGGCACCAGTATCAGTGCCCCGATTGTTCGACCTGGCTGGTCGAGCATCGGTTTCGCGGCGTTCTGATGTGCCACCATTGCGGCCATGAGGAACGGGCGCCCGAAGTGTGCGGCTCGTGCGGGGCCAGCGATTCGCTGGTGGCGGTGGGGCCGGGGATCGAGCGGCTGGCCGAAGAGGTGGCCGAGAGGTTTCCCGGTGCACGTCCGGTGGTTCTGTCCTCGGACATGGGGTCGATGCGCCAGATCCGCGACCGGTTCGCTGAAATCGCGCGCGGAGAATATGACATCATCATTGGCACGCAATTGGTGGCCAAGGGGCATCATTTCGAAAAGCTCAGCCTTGTGGGTGTGATCGACGCCGATCTGGGGCTGGCGCATGGTGATCCGCGAGCGGCGGAAAAGACGTTCCAGATCCTGACCCAGGTCACGGGCCGGGCCGGACGCGAATCGCGTTCGGGTAAAGCGTTTCTGCAGACCTATCATCCCGATCATCCTGTGATGAAGGCGATGGTGAGCGGTGACCGGGAAGGGTTTTACGCCCATGAACTCGCTGTGCGGCGCCAGGGGGGGCTTCCGCCGTTCGGCCGGTTGGCGGCCTTGATCGTTTCAGGCAATGAACATGCCGAAACGATGGCGCTTGCCAAGGCGCTGATGGCCGCGGCGCCATTGGCCGAAGGGGTCAAGCGCTTCGGGCCGGCCGATGCGCCGGTCGCCATGGTCCGCGGCCGGCACAGGGTGCGTATTCTGGTCCAGAGCCCCAAGGAATTTGATCTGTCGGGCTATGTGCGCTTCTGGCTGGAAACGGGGCCTCCGGCCAAGGGAAATCTGCGCGTTCAGGTCGATATCGATCCCATGAGCTTTTATTGA
- a CDS encoding DMT family transporter: MSALPSSDRDQFIGLALAALGAALFATKGIFVKLAYAQGLDAITTLTWRMLLATPFFALMGLMAYRDRRAGRGRQANRPVPLPAVAGAAGIGILGYYGASFLDFLSLDLITAQLNRLVLLTYPFMVLILGALLFRRPLKPSVVGAALLAYLGIGVIFGHDMVIEGESVLAGTLFALGSALAYALYQLFAKPLIDALGPRLFTAIAMIAAAFAVFIHFLATHPLAGLAIPPEAFSILLALALAATVAPVSIIAAAIGMVGAERTAVFGNISPILTIILAIFILGEPFTLIHGIGTALVICGILLFTRLTTQPSSAVQTGE, encoded by the coding sequence ATGTCCGCACTCCCTTCATCCGATCGGGACCAATTTATCGGTCTCGCGCTCGCTGCGCTCGGCGCGGCCCTGTTCGCCACCAAGGGCATTTTCGTAAAACTCGCTTACGCGCAGGGGCTGGATGCCATAACAACCCTGACCTGGCGTATGCTGTTGGCGACGCCGTTTTTCGCTCTGATGGGTCTTATGGCCTATCGCGACCGCCGTGCGGGGCGCGGTCGTCAGGCAAATCGCCCCGTGCCGCTCCCAGCGGTCGCCGGCGCGGCGGGAATTGGCATCCTGGGCTATTATGGCGCCAGCTTTCTTGATTTTCTCAGCCTTGATCTCATCACAGCGCAGCTCAATCGGCTGGTGCTTCTGACATATCCATTCATGGTCCTGATTCTGGGTGCGCTGCTGTTCCGCCGCCCACTCAAACCTTCAGTCGTGGGTGCGGCGTTATTGGCCTATCTGGGGATCGGGGTGATCTTTGGCCACGACATGGTGATCGAAGGTGAGAGTGTGCTGGCAGGCACACTGTTCGCGCTGGGCAGTGCTTTGGCCTATGCACTCTACCAGCTGTTTGCAAAACCGCTGATCGATGCGCTGGGTCCAAGACTGTTTACCGCCATTGCGATGATCGCGGCGGCATTCGCGGTATTCATCCATTTTCTGGCCACCCATCCCCTGGCCGGCCTGGCAATCCCGCCCGAAGCTTTTTCCATCCTGCTGGCTTTAGCGCTCGCCGCCACCGTTGCTCCGGTTTCCATCATTGCGGCAGCCATCGGCATGGTCGGCGCCGAGCGGACGGCCGTGTTTGGCAACATTTCCCCGATTCTGACCATTATTCTCGCCATCTTCATCCTCGGCGAACCCTTTACTCTGATCCATGGCATTGGAACGGCACTGGTAATTTGCGGGATTTTGCTGTTCACTCGGCTCACAACTCAACCGAGCAGCGCGGTGCAAACCGGCGAGTAA
- the atpA gene encoding F0F1 ATP synthase subunit alpha — protein MDIKAAEISAILKDQIKDFGKEAQVSEVGQVLSVGDGIARVFGLDKVQAGELVEFPGGIKGMALNLETDNVGVVIFGSDRDIKEGDTVKRTGSIVDTPVGKGLLGRVVDGLGNPIDGKGPIEYTERRRVDVKAPGILPRKSVHEPMSTGLKAIDALIPIGRGQRELVIGDRQTGKTAIILDTFLNQKPAHQAEASEGEKLYCVYVAVGQKRSTVAQFVKMLEDNGALEYSIVVAATASDPAPMQFLAPFTGCAIGEFFRDNGMHAVIAYDDLSKQAVAYRQMSLLLRRPPGREAYPGDVFYLHSRLLERAAKLNENHGSGSLTALPVIETQANDVSAYIPTNVISITDGQIFLETNLFFQGIRPAVNVGLSVSRVGGSAQIKAMKQVAGSLKGELSQYREMAAFAQFGSDLDAATQRLLNRGARLTELLKQPQFSPLKTEEQVAVIFAGANGYLDDLPVRGVQPFEKALLSHLRSKHADVLGDIAKEKALTDGIKERLVSALDAFKKTYTA, from the coding sequence ATGGACATCAAAGCTGCGGAAATTTCCGCGATCCTCAAAGACCAGATCAAGGATTTCGGCAAGGAAGCCCAGGTTTCCGAAGTCGGTCAGGTGCTTTCGGTCGGTGACGGTATTGCGCGCGTCTTTGGCCTCGACAAGGTGCAGGCCGGCGAGCTCGTCGAATTCCCTGGCGGCATCAAGGGCATGGCCCTTAACCTCGAAACCGACAATGTCGGCGTGGTGATCTTCGGGTCCGACCGCGACATCAAGGAAGGCGACACCGTCAAGCGTACCGGCTCGATCGTCGATACTCCGGTGGGCAAGGGTCTTCTGGGCCGCGTTGTCGACGGTCTGGGCAATCCGATCGACGGCAAGGGCCCGATCGAGTATACCGAGCGCCGCCGCGTGGACGTCAAGGCTCCCGGCATTCTGCCGCGCAAGTCGGTGCATGAGCCGATGTCGACGGGCCTTAAAGCCATCGACGCGCTGATCCCGATCGGCCGTGGCCAGCGCGAGCTGGTGATCGGCGATCGCCAGACCGGCAAGACCGCGATCATTCTCGACACCTTCCTCAATCAGAAGCCCGCCCACCAGGCCGAAGCTTCTGAAGGCGAAAAACTCTATTGCGTTTACGTCGCCGTCGGCCAGAAGCGTTCGACCGTCGCCCAGTTCGTCAAGATGCTTGAAGACAACGGCGCGCTCGAATATTCGATCGTCGTTGCCGCTACCGCATCCGATCCGGCTCCGATGCAGTTCCTGGCGCCGTTTACCGGTTGTGCGATCGGCGAGTTTTTCCGCGACAACGGCATGCATGCCGTTATCGCCTATGACGATCTTTCCAAACAGGCTGTCGCCTATCGTCAGATGTCGCTTCTACTGCGCCGTCCTCCCGGACGTGAGGCTTATCCGGGCGACGTGTTCTACCTTCACAGCCGCCTTCTCGAGCGCGCTGCCAAGCTTAACGAAAACCATGGTTCGGGTTCGCTCACCGCTTTGCCGGTCATCGAAACCCAGGCCAACGACGTGTCGGCCTATATCCCGACCAACGTGATCTCGATCACCGACGGGCAGATCTTCCTTGAGACCAACCTGTTCTTCCAGGGTATCCGTCCGGCCGTGAACGTTGGTCTGTCGGTGTCCCGCGTGGGCGGTTCGGCCCAGATCAAGGCGATGAAGCAGGTTGCCGGTTCATTGAAGGGTGAGTTGTCCCAGTACCGCGAAATGGCGGCTTTCGCCCAGTTCGGCTCGGATCTCGACGCCGCAACCCAGCGTCTGCTCAACCGTGGTGCGCGCCTGACTGAACTTTTGAAGCAGCCCCAGTTTTCGCCGCTCAAGACCGAAGAACAGGTTGCGGTGATCTTTGCCGGTGCCAATGGTTATCTTGACGATCTGCCGGTTCGCGGCGTGCAGCCCTTCGAAAAGGCTCTTCTCTCGCACCTGCGGAGCAAGCACGCCGATGTTCTTGGCGATATCGCCAAGGAAAAGGCCCTGACCGATGGGATCAAAGAGCGCCTGGTTTCGGCTCTCGATGCATTCAAGAAGACTTACACCGCCTAA
- a CDS encoding CDK5RAP3 family protein: MKTTRLMMSSAALALGLALGAPALAQDIDFGDNSSTWANDDQCDDPRFEGPGAALIRSPVDEMRDAADCQAAFEAGEVTLVTADDPATPAAQSDSEIDFGDDSGAWANDDECDDPRFGGTLDSHLMADATDCRTAYEAGEVTFAPSNEVSGAVQPGDAIDFGDDSGTWANDGECDDPRFGGSLTSHEFADATDCRTAYEAGEVTYDAPEDAGSEIVAGDIDFGDDTGTWANDGECDDPRFGGSLTSHEFADATDCRTAYEAGEVTYDAPDDSGNDVSADDIDFGDDSGTWANDDECDDPRFGGGLDSHLLADATDCRTAYEAGEVTYTPSDEAGADVAIDDIDFGDDSGNWANDGECDDPRFGGSLDSHLLADATDCREAFEAGDVTYLGDGTGTTVIDGIDFGDDSGTYSNDAECDDPRFTGPGVGVALDDHLMADATDCSTAYTEGTVTLADESSDGDFRINFGDDSSASAYDGVCDDPRFQGRGGALELLESNMLADASDCRAAYDAGTVTYNP; the protein is encoded by the coding sequence ATGAAGACAACAAGGTTGATGATGAGCAGCGCCGCGCTCGCCCTCGGTCTTGCACTGGGCGCGCCAGCGCTGGCCCAGGATATCGATTTCGGCGACAATTCGAGCACCTGGGCCAATGACGACCAGTGCGACGATCCGCGCTTTGAGGGTCCTGGAGCGGCGCTGATCCGCAGCCCGGTCGACGAGATGCGCGATGCCGCCGACTGTCAGGCTGCGTTCGAAGCGGGCGAAGTCACGCTGGTTACAGCCGACGATCCCGCCACCCCGGCCGCCCAAAGCGATAGCGAGATCGATTTCGGCGATGATTCAGGAGCCTGGGCAAACGACGACGAATGCGACGACCCCCGTTTCGGCGGCACGCTCGACAGCCATCTTATGGCCGACGCCACAGACTGCCGCACGGCCTATGAGGCCGGCGAGGTCACTTTTGCCCCATCCAATGAGGTCAGCGGAGCGGTGCAGCCGGGCGATGCCATCGATTTCGGTGACGATTCGGGCACATGGGCCAATGATGGCGAATGCGATGACCCGCGCTTTGGCGGTTCGCTCACCAGCCATGAATTCGCCGATGCCACTGACTGCCGCACCGCTTATGAAGCCGGCGAAGTGACCTATGACGCGCCGGAAGATGCTGGCAGTGAAATCGTCGCGGGCGACATAGATTTCGGCGACGACACAGGCACTTGGGCCAATGACGGCGAATGTGATGACCCGCGCTTTGGCGGTTCGCTCACCAGCCATGAGTTCGCCGATGCCACTGACTGCCGCACCGCTTATGAAGCTGGTGAAGTGACCTATGACGCGCCCGATGACAGCGGAAACGACGTTTCTGCGGACGACATCGACTTCGGCGATGATTCGGGCACCTGGGCCAATGATGACGAATGCGACGATCCACGCTTCGGCGGCGGCCTCGACAGCCATCTTCTGGCCGATGCCACCGACTGCCGTACGGCTTATGAAGCGGGCGAAGTGACCTACACCCCATCCGATGAAGCCGGCGCCGACGTCGCGATCGACGATATCGATTTCGGTGACGATTCAGGCAATTGGGCCAATGACGGCGAATGCGACGACCCCCGCTTCGGCGGCAGCCTCGATAGCCATCTTCTGGCCGACGCCACCGATTGCCGTGAGGCATTCGAGGCCGGTGACGTGACCTATTTGGGCGATGGTACCGGCACCACGGTGATCGACGGCATCGATTTCGGCGATGATTCGGGCACCTATTCCAACGATGCCGAATGCGACGATCCGCGCTTTACCGGCCCGGGGGTCGGCGTAGCACTTGACGATCATCTGATGGCCGATGCCACTGACTGCTCGACCGCCTACACTGAGGGCACCGTAACGCTGGCCGATGAGAGCTCGGACGGCGACTTCCGGATCAATTTCGGCGATGATTCAAGCGCCTCGGCCTATGACGGCGTCTGCGACGACCCGCGCTTCCAGGGCCGTGGCGGCGCGCTTGAGCTGCTCGAATCCAACATGCTCGCTGACGCCAGCGACTGCCGGGCCGCCTATGATGCCGGGACCGTGACCTACAATCCCTGA
- the lpdA gene encoding dihydrolipoyl dehydrogenase, whose protein sequence is MADTFDLTIIGTGPGGYVCAVRAAQLGMKVAVVEKWPSFGGTCLNIGCIPSKALLHASEMFEEAGHTFPQLGIEVGAPKLNLSAMMAHKDDTVASNTGGIEYLFKKNKITAFRGTGRIAAQGKVTVTAEDGSATDIETKNIVIATGSVSANLPGIEIDEEKIVTSTGALKLDKVPDNLLVIGAGVIGLELGSVWARLGAKVTVVEFLDRILPGMDLDVAKQFQRMLSKQGFDFKLGTKVTGIEKTESGLVATLEPAAGGEASTLQTDIALVSIGRVPFTDGLGLDDLGIERDNRGRVVTDGHYKTNLDGIYAIGDVIAGPMLAHKAEDEGIAIAEILAGQAGHVNYSVIPGVVYTNPEVASVGKTEEDLKAEGIAYKAAKFPFTANGRAKAMLAPQGFVKILADKETDRVLGCHIVGKGAGEMIHEAAVLMEFGGSAEDLARTCHAHPTMSEAVREAALGLGDGSIHI, encoded by the coding sequence ATGGCCGACACATTTGATCTCACCATAATCGGCACCGGACCGGGCGGCTATGTCTGCGCCGTTCGCGCCGCACAGCTTGGCATGAAGGTCGCCGTTGTCGAGAAATGGCCGAGTTTCGGGGGCACCTGCCTCAATATCGGCTGCATCCCGTCCAAGGCGCTGCTGCACGCTTCGGAAATGTTTGAGGAAGCCGGCCACACCTTTCCCCAGCTCGGCATCGAGGTCGGCGCGCCCAAACTCAACCTGTCCGCCATGATGGCCCATAAGGACGATACCGTTGCCTCCAACACGGGCGGCATCGAATATCTGTTCAAAAAGAACAAGATAACTGCCTTTAGAGGCACCGGCAGGATTGCCGCGCAGGGCAAGGTGACCGTCACCGCCGAGGATGGTTCGGCAACCGACATCGAAACCAAGAACATCGTCATCGCCACCGGTTCGGTGTCGGCCAATTTGCCGGGCATAGAGATTGACGAAGAGAAAATCGTCACTTCGACCGGAGCCCTCAAACTCGATAAGGTGCCAGATAACCTGCTGGTTATAGGTGCCGGCGTCATCGGCCTCGAACTCGGTTCGGTCTGGGCCCGCCTCGGCGCCAAGGTCACGGTCGTCGAATTCCTCGATCGCATCCTGCCCGGCATGGATCTCGACGTGGCCAAACAGTTCCAGAGAATGCTGTCAAAACAAGGGTTTGACTTCAAACTCGGCACCAAGGTCACCGGCATCGAAAAGACCGAATCGGGTCTGGTTGCCACCCTCGAACCCGCCGCGGGCGGCGAGGCATCGACGCTGCAAACCGACATCGCCCTGGTCTCGATCGGCCGCGTTCCCTTCACCGACGGGCTCGGGCTCGACGATCTGGGCATCGAGCGCGACAATCGCGGCCGGGTCGTAACCGACGGACATTACAAGACAAATCTCGACGGGATCTATGCGATCGGGGATGTGATCGCCGGTCCGATGCTGGCCCACAAGGCCGAGGATGAGGGCATCGCCATCGCCGAAATCCTCGCTGGACAGGCGGGACATGTGAATTATTCCGTTATCCCCGGCGTGGTTTACACCAACCCCGAAGTCGCCTCGGTCGGCAAGACCGAAGAAGACCTCAAGGCCGAGGGCATTGCTTACAAGGCGGCGAAATTTCCCTTTACCGCCAATGGCCGTGCCAAGGCGATGCTGGCCCCGCAGGGGTTCGTCAAGATCCTTGCGGACAAGGAAACCGACCGGGTTCTGGGCTGTCACATCGTGGGTAAGGGCGCTGGCGAAATGATCCACGAAGCCGCTGTGCTGATGGAATTTGGTGGCTCGGCCGAGGATCTTGCCCGCACCTGCCATGCCCATCCCACCATGAGCGAAGCAGTGCGCGAGGCCGCGCTGGGGCTTGGCGACGGGTCGATCCACATCTAG
- a CDS encoding F0F1 ATP synthase subunit delta: MSAPQSVLSKIARPYAAALFDLANEGKVIEAVEKDLDAVAGLIDSSDDFSRFLVSPTITTDVKSAALNAILDKVKPVELVANTLRLVAKNGRLFALAAIIAEFKMLAAEARNEVSAEVTSAAPLTKEQETELAGVLKDKVGKDVSLITRVDESLIGGLVVKVGSQMIDTSLKTKLSAMKIAMKGVS, from the coding sequence TTGAGCGCACCACAATCCGTTCTGTCCAAGATTGCTCGGCCCTATGCGGCAGCGCTCTTTGATCTGGCCAATGAAGGCAAGGTCATCGAGGCGGTCGAAAAGGATCTCGATGCCGTTGCAGGACTAATCGATTCTTCCGATGATTTTTCGCGTTTTCTGGTGAGCCCGACGATCACGACCGACGTCAAGAGCGCAGCACTCAATGCGATCCTTGATAAGGTCAAGCCGGTCGAGCTGGTTGCCAACACGCTGCGGCTGGTGGCCAAAAATGGCCGGCTTTTCGCGCTTGCCGCGATCATCGCCGAATTCAAGATGCTTGCCGCCGAAGCGCGCAACGAAGTGAGCGCGGAAGTTACTTCCGCCGCTCCTTTGACCAAAGAACAGGAAACCGAACTTGCAGGCGTCCTCAAGGACAAGGTCGGCAAGGACGTTTCCCTTATTACACGTGTCGATGAAAGCCTGATCGGCGGCCTTGTGGTCAAGGTCGGGAGCCAGATGATCGATACCTCCCTCAAGACAAAACTTTCGGCCATGAAGATCGCCATGAAAGGGGTCAGCTAA